One Ictalurus furcatus strain D&B chromosome 24, Billie_1.0, whole genome shotgun sequence DNA segment encodes these proteins:
- the si:dkey-89b17.4 gene encoding zinc finger protein 646 isoform X4 — translation MAMHDMNRAKGFPCKECDMICPSTPSLLEHMKAHYHQEAIGRFECEQCGRIFKHASSLASHKKSHELGSFQCPVCTRTLPNAIALKNHLRIHTLSPSAQAEEENEDGVDEDRDYGLAQDLSDTGYRGHLNSSGSMMADHDKQKSPGSEDAWDRPFKCDQCDRTYRHHGSLVNHKKSHQEGTYKCTVCYKQFSNLAALGAHERNHSKFKPPGMSMGSLVPEASSDHRPPAPQNDDMAACFCHLCQVSLPNKSDFQEHILLHNAASSSLGLTRSFPGIVPHNLSTVRSPTINPYTPALGDPLPLPPLPDKRYDQMLGPPVNSPIYTCAYCGSGHSDVESLKLHYLTHESHPPPHAHVGPSILNSDSLGSNSQPSVSSPSEESRSQQQSSSIDDADRRFKCQECGKSYRHAGSLVNHKRCHQTGQYQCTICCKEYPHLAALHSHLRSHKSRPNSQGMSSEGDWLSSEPMTGLDSQQGFVHSQDQENGTTTPISLSGNLDDAAHFVPDGGHSSGLDSLEFHDRFDGSLAQGNSGHPQNSRQSDRSMCAEQGSLSNGYMGNMGFHTSSGSSLPASSSSLKEGSRQRRGQEQYGGSQGGQSKRVEEKDDGEVYQCTVCGNHYASLRALRSHLRSHGVNHGAGPSSSFSPVGEWRRRQEGSQASLLVCSICGQTFSKKHDLLNHQLVHGPPRPGGSGQGLGGSSSSANGKMDGRNHICVDCGMFFADRHHLITHLCPGKGRGGVLSKDLNGAKGMSGGAGTSSSAVGHRQMSGSDDRPHRCDQCGRGYRHPCSLLNHKKSHKTGVFRCLVCQKRYYNLLALKNHQRTHFDLKRHKCEECGKAFKIQKQLINHLRLHEEHRAKTGGRDQRVQSMNQHNGSRYEGGPSQMQQMRMGDPKMQNPSQMMPNYGQQQGFKKPYAGARSQQVDDGSGRRPFACDQCGRTYRHAGSLANHKNLHKIGEYHCNVCNSTYPNRLAMKNHLRMHFALKKYSCQDCGRGFRNQRQLETHTSNQLCKDLPGPSVQQQMAPPPPSYECNGCSECFRSSSDLASHNCSAQLPSSSASLNSSGLTMDPGDLGSSEREERPFSCDLCGCSYKHASSLLNHKNTHKTGNFSCSYCDKPYTNYMALRNHMRIHTQKKRHICSTCGKAFRLARFLRNHQRVHEEGHARFGCPTCGKSFQGRSGLARHRCGDNQVGNEYRRKDTSSTSREGAEECRFTYMISNPASSGPFACRNSDFSEVWTV, via the exons ATGGCTATGCATGATATGAATCGTGCCAAGGGTTTTCCTTGCAAAGAATGCGACATGATATGCCCAAGTACACCTAGCCTTCTGGAGCATATGAAAGCCCACTATCACCAAGAAGCGATTGGCAGATTTGAATGTGAACAGTGTGGACGAATTTTCAAGCATGCCAGTAGCTTGGCGTCGCACAAAAAGTCCCACGAGCTGGGTTCATTCCAGTGCCCAGTGTGTACCAGAACACTACCCAATGCAATAGCCCTGAAGAACCACCTCCGCATTCACACTCTGTCTCCTAGTGCACAAGCTGAAGAGGAGAATGAGGATGGTGTTGATGAAGATAGGGATTATGGCTTAGCACAAGATCTTTCTGACACAGGTTACCGGGGCCACCTGAACAGCAGCGGCAGCATGATGGCGGACCACGACAAGCAGAAGTCTCCGGGGTCCGAAGATGCTTGGGACAGACCGTTCAAGTGTGACCAGTGTGACAGGACCTACCGGCACCACGGCAGCTTGGTCAACCACAAGAAGTCCCATCAGGAAGGCACTTACAAGTGTACCGTATGTTACAAGCAGTTCAGCAATCTGGCAGCGCTCGGGGCCCATGAGCGCAACCATTCCAAGTTCAAGCCTCCCGGGATGTCCATGGGAAGCCTCGTGCCCGAGGCATCGTCCGATCATCGCCCCCCTGCCCCCCAAAACGACGACATGGCAGCCTGCTTTTGCCACCTGTGCCAGGTTTCTTTACCCAATAAGAGTGACTTTCAGGAGCACATCCTGTTGCATAATGCTGCGTCGTCGTCGTTGGGGCTGACGCGTAGTTTCCCAGGGATAGTGCCGCACAATCTCAGCACTGTCCGTTCCCCAACGATCAATCCGTACACCCCAGCTCTTGGCGACCCTCTTCCACTTCCCCCGTTACCTGACAAACGTTACGATCAGATGCTAGGTCCTCCTGTCAACAGTCCCATTTATACATGTGCGTACTGTGGGTCAGGACATTCCGATGTGGAAAGTCTCAAACTGCACTACTTGACCCATGAATCTCACCCCCCACCACATGCCCATGTGGGACCCTCTATCCTAAATTCAGATAGCCTGGGCTCCAACTCCCAGCCATCTGTGTCCTCGCCCAGCGAGGAATCCAGATCCCAGCAGCAGTCCTCATCCATTGATGACGCAGACCGCAGGTTCAAGTGTCAAGAGTGTGGAAAAAGCTATCGGCATGCAGGGAGTCTCGTTAATCACAAGCGCTGTCATCAAACAGGGCAGTACCAGTGCACCATTTGCTGTAAGGAGTATCCTCACCTTGCAGCACTTCACAGCCACCTCCGCAGTCACAAATCCCGCCCAAACTCTCAGGGTATGAGCTCAGAAGGTGACTGGCTATCTTCCGAGCCCATGACAGGCCTAGACTCCCAACAAGGCTTTGTGCATTCTCAGGATCAGGAGAATGGCACGACGACTCCCATCTCACTTTCTGGTAATCTCGATGATGCCGCCCATTTTGTTCCAGACGGTGGCCATAGCAGTGGCCTCGATTCGCTGGAGTTCCATGACCGGTTTGATGGTTCGCTGGCTCAGGGCAACTCTGGCCATCCGCAGAACAGTCGCCAGTCAGACCGGAGCATGTGTGCTGAACAGGGCAGTTTGTCCAATGGCTACATGGGAAACATGGGCTTCCACACCTCAAGTGGTTCTTCTTTGCCAGCAAGCAGCTCCAGCCTCAAAGAAGGCAGCCGCCAGCGACGTGGACAAGAGCAGTATGGAGGAAGTCAGGGAGGCCAGTCTAAGAGAGTCGAAGAAAAAGATGATGGTGAAGTCTACCAGTGCACAGTCTGTGGGAACCATTACGCAAGTCTTCGGGCCCTTCGTAGCCACTTACGCAGCCATGGCGTGAACCACGGTGCCGGACCTTCCTCCTCCTTTTCGCCTGTAGGTGAGTGGAGGAGGCGGCAAGAGGGTAGTCAAGCCAGTCTGCTGGTTTGTAGTATATGTGGCCAGACTTTCAGTAAAAAACACGACCTTCTTAATCACCAGTTGGTCCACGGACCTCCTCGACCGGGTGGCTCCGGACAGGGCTTGGGGGGCAGCAGCTCTAGTGCTAATGgcaaaatggatggaaggaaccACATTTGCGTTGACTGTGGCATGTTCTTTGCAGATCGCCATCACCTGATCACTCACCTGTGCCCAGGCAAGGGGAGAGGCGGAGTGCTGAGCAAAGACTTGAACGGAGCTAAAGGGATGAGTGGTGGTGCTGGGACCAGCAGCAGCGCTGTGGGCCACCGGCAAATGTCCGGCTCGGACGATCGGCCACATAGGTGTGACCAGTGCGGGAGAGGTTACAGGCATCCATGCTCACTTCTGAACCACAAGAAATCGCACAAGACTGGGGTCTTCCGCTGCCTTGTCTGCCAAAAACGCTACTACAACCTGCTGGCACTCAAGAACCACCAGAGGACTCATTTTGACTTAAAGAG GCACAAGTGCGAGGAGTGTGGCAAAGCCTTCAAGATCCAAAAGCAGTTGATCAACCATCTTCGTCTGCACGAAGAGCACCGAGCCAAAACAGGAGGTCGAGATCAGCGCGTCCAAAGCATGAACCAACATAACGGATCACGATACGAGGGAGGACCTTCTCAGATGCAGCAGATGAGAATGGGGGACCCCAAAATGCAGAACCCTTCCCAGATGATGCCCAATTATGGCCAGCAGCAAGGTTTTAAGAAGCCGTACGCCGGGGCGAGGTCCCAGCAAGTGGACGATGGAAGTGGACGCCGCCCTTTTGCCTGTGATCAGTGCGGCCGTACCTACCGTCACGCCGGCAGTCTGGCCAATCACAAGAACCTGCACAAGATCGGCGAGTACCATTGCAACGTTTGCAACTCCACCTACCCCAACCGTCTGGCTATGAAGAATCACTTGCGTATGCATTTTGCTCTCAAGAAGTATTCTTGCCAAGACTGTGGACGTGGGTTTAGGAACCAGAGGCAGCTGGAAACTCACACTTCCAACCAACTTTGCAAAGACCTTCCTGGTCCCAGTGTACAGCAGCAAATGGCACCTCCTCCCCCAAGCTACGAGTGCAATGGATGCTCCGAGTGTTTTCGGTCCTCCTCCGACCTTGCTTCGCATAACTGCAGCGCCCAGCTTCCTTCCTCCTCAGCCTCCCTCAACAGCTCTGGTTTGACCATGGATCCTGGGGACCTGGGATCTTCAGAACGCGAGGAGCGACCTTTCTCCTGCGACCTCTGTGGCTGCTCGTACAAGCACGCCAGCAGCCTTCTGAACCACAAGAACACGCACAAGACGGGAAACTTCAGCTGCTCCTACTGTGACAAGCCGTACACCAACTACATGGCGCTGCGCAACCACATGCGCATCCACACGCAGAAGAAGAGGCACATCTGCTCCACCTGTGGGAAAGCCTTCCGACTGGCCCGATTCCTGCGCAACCATCAGAGGGTCCACGAGGAAGGACACGCCCGATTCGGATGCCCCACCTGCGGGAAGAGTTTCCAGGGGCGCTCTGGGCTCGCCAGGCACCGCTGCGGGGACAACCAGGTAGGCAACGAGTACAGGAGGAAGGACACTTCGAGCACTTCGAGAGAAGGGGCAGAAGAGTGCCGGTTCAC GTATATGATCTCCAATCCGGCTTCCTCGGGACCATTCGCGTGCCGGAATTCGGATTTTTCTGAAGTTTGGACAGTATGA
- the si:dkey-89b17.4 gene encoding zinc finger protein 646 isoform X5 produces MAMHDMNRAKGFPCKECDMICPSTPSLLEHMKAHYHQEAIGRFECEQCGRIFKHASSLASHKKSHELGSFQCPVCTRTLPNAIALKNHLRIHTLSPSAQAEEENEDGVDEDRDYGLAQDLSDTGYRGHLNSSGSMMADHDKQKSPGSEDAWDRPFKCDQCDRTYRHHGSLVNHKKSHQEGTYKCTVCYKQFSNLAALGAHERNHSKFKPPGMSMGSLVPEASSDHRPPAPQNDDMAACFCHLCQVSLPNKSDFQEHILLHNAASSSLGLTRSFPGIVPHNLSTVRSPTINPYTPALGDPLPLPPLPDKRYDQMLGPPVNSPIYTCAYCGSGHSDVESLKLHYLTHESHPPPHAHVGPSILNSDSLGSNSQPSVSSPSEESRSQQQSSSIDDADRRFKCQECGKSYRHAGSLVNHKRCHQTGQYQCTICCKEYPHLAALHSHLRSHKSRPNSQGMSSEGDWLSSEPMTGLDSQQGFVHSQDQENGTTTPISLSGNLDDAAHFVPDGGHSSGLDSLEFHDRFDGSLAQGNSGHPQNSRQSDRSMCAEQGSLSNGYMGNMGFHTSSGSSLPASSSSLKEGSRQRRGQEQYGGSQGGQSKRVEEKDDGEVYQCTVCGNHYASLRALRSHLRSHGVNHGAGPSSSFSPVGEWRRRQEGSQASLLVCSICGQTFSKKHDLLNHQLVHGPPRPGGSGQGLGGSSSSANGKMDGRNHICVDCGMFFADRHHLITHLCPGKGRGGVLSKDLNGAKGMSGGAGTSSSAVGHRQMSGSDDRPHRCDQCGRGYRHPCSLLNHKKSHKTGVFRCLVCQKRYYNLLALKNHQRTHFDLKRHKCEECGKAFKIQKQLINHLRLHEEHRAKTGGRDQRVQSMNQHNGSRYEGGPSQMQQMRMGDPKMQNPSQMMPNYGQQQGFKKPYAGARSQQVDDGSGRRPFACDQCGRTYRHAGSLANHKNLHKIGEYHCNVCNSTYPNRLAMKNHLRMHFALKKYSCQDCGRGFRNQRQLETHTSNQLCKDLPGPSVQQQMAPPPPSYECNGCSECFRSSSDLASHNCSAQLPSSSASLNSSGLTMDPGDLGSSEREERPFSCDLCGCSYKHASSLLNHKNTHKTGNFSCSYCDKPYTNYMALRNHMRIHTQKKRHICSTCGKAFRLARFLRNHQRVHEEGHARFGCPTCGKSFQGRSGLARHRCGDNQVYDLQSGFLGTIRVPEFGFF; encoded by the exons ATGGCTATGCATGATATGAATCGTGCCAAGGGTTTTCCTTGCAAAGAATGCGACATGATATGCCCAAGTACACCTAGCCTTCTGGAGCATATGAAAGCCCACTATCACCAAGAAGCGATTGGCAGATTTGAATGTGAACAGTGTGGACGAATTTTCAAGCATGCCAGTAGCTTGGCGTCGCACAAAAAGTCCCACGAGCTGGGTTCATTCCAGTGCCCAGTGTGTACCAGAACACTACCCAATGCAATAGCCCTGAAGAACCACCTCCGCATTCACACTCTGTCTCCTAGTGCACAAGCTGAAGAGGAGAATGAGGATGGTGTTGATGAAGATAGGGATTATGGCTTAGCACAAGATCTTTCTGACACAGGTTACCGGGGCCACCTGAACAGCAGCGGCAGCATGATGGCGGACCACGACAAGCAGAAGTCTCCGGGGTCCGAAGATGCTTGGGACAGACCGTTCAAGTGTGACCAGTGTGACAGGACCTACCGGCACCACGGCAGCTTGGTCAACCACAAGAAGTCCCATCAGGAAGGCACTTACAAGTGTACCGTATGTTACAAGCAGTTCAGCAATCTGGCAGCGCTCGGGGCCCATGAGCGCAACCATTCCAAGTTCAAGCCTCCCGGGATGTCCATGGGAAGCCTCGTGCCCGAGGCATCGTCCGATCATCGCCCCCCTGCCCCCCAAAACGACGACATGGCAGCCTGCTTTTGCCACCTGTGCCAGGTTTCTTTACCCAATAAGAGTGACTTTCAGGAGCACATCCTGTTGCATAATGCTGCGTCGTCGTCGTTGGGGCTGACGCGTAGTTTCCCAGGGATAGTGCCGCACAATCTCAGCACTGTCCGTTCCCCAACGATCAATCCGTACACCCCAGCTCTTGGCGACCCTCTTCCACTTCCCCCGTTACCTGACAAACGTTACGATCAGATGCTAGGTCCTCCTGTCAACAGTCCCATTTATACATGTGCGTACTGTGGGTCAGGACATTCCGATGTGGAAAGTCTCAAACTGCACTACTTGACCCATGAATCTCACCCCCCACCACATGCCCATGTGGGACCCTCTATCCTAAATTCAGATAGCCTGGGCTCCAACTCCCAGCCATCTGTGTCCTCGCCCAGCGAGGAATCCAGATCCCAGCAGCAGTCCTCATCCATTGATGACGCAGACCGCAGGTTCAAGTGTCAAGAGTGTGGAAAAAGCTATCGGCATGCAGGGAGTCTCGTTAATCACAAGCGCTGTCATCAAACAGGGCAGTACCAGTGCACCATTTGCTGTAAGGAGTATCCTCACCTTGCAGCACTTCACAGCCACCTCCGCAGTCACAAATCCCGCCCAAACTCTCAGGGTATGAGCTCAGAAGGTGACTGGCTATCTTCCGAGCCCATGACAGGCCTAGACTCCCAACAAGGCTTTGTGCATTCTCAGGATCAGGAGAATGGCACGACGACTCCCATCTCACTTTCTGGTAATCTCGATGATGCCGCCCATTTTGTTCCAGACGGTGGCCATAGCAGTGGCCTCGATTCGCTGGAGTTCCATGACCGGTTTGATGGTTCGCTGGCTCAGGGCAACTCTGGCCATCCGCAGAACAGTCGCCAGTCAGACCGGAGCATGTGTGCTGAACAGGGCAGTTTGTCCAATGGCTACATGGGAAACATGGGCTTCCACACCTCAAGTGGTTCTTCTTTGCCAGCAAGCAGCTCCAGCCTCAAAGAAGGCAGCCGCCAGCGACGTGGACAAGAGCAGTATGGAGGAAGTCAGGGAGGCCAGTCTAAGAGAGTCGAAGAAAAAGATGATGGTGAAGTCTACCAGTGCACAGTCTGTGGGAACCATTACGCAAGTCTTCGGGCCCTTCGTAGCCACTTACGCAGCCATGGCGTGAACCACGGTGCCGGACCTTCCTCCTCCTTTTCGCCTGTAGGTGAGTGGAGGAGGCGGCAAGAGGGTAGTCAAGCCAGTCTGCTGGTTTGTAGTATATGTGGCCAGACTTTCAGTAAAAAACACGACCTTCTTAATCACCAGTTGGTCCACGGACCTCCTCGACCGGGTGGCTCCGGACAGGGCTTGGGGGGCAGCAGCTCTAGTGCTAATGgcaaaatggatggaaggaaccACATTTGCGTTGACTGTGGCATGTTCTTTGCAGATCGCCATCACCTGATCACTCACCTGTGCCCAGGCAAGGGGAGAGGCGGAGTGCTGAGCAAAGACTTGAACGGAGCTAAAGGGATGAGTGGTGGTGCTGGGACCAGCAGCAGCGCTGTGGGCCACCGGCAAATGTCCGGCTCGGACGATCGGCCACATAGGTGTGACCAGTGCGGGAGAGGTTACAGGCATCCATGCTCACTTCTGAACCACAAGAAATCGCACAAGACTGGGGTCTTCCGCTGCCTTGTCTGCCAAAAACGCTACTACAACCTGCTGGCACTCAAGAACCACCAGAGGACTCATTTTGACTTAAAGAG GCACAAGTGCGAGGAGTGTGGCAAAGCCTTCAAGATCCAAAAGCAGTTGATCAACCATCTTCGTCTGCACGAAGAGCACCGAGCCAAAACAGGAGGTCGAGATCAGCGCGTCCAAAGCATGAACCAACATAACGGATCACGATACGAGGGAGGACCTTCTCAGATGCAGCAGATGAGAATGGGGGACCCCAAAATGCAGAACCCTTCCCAGATGATGCCCAATTATGGCCAGCAGCAAGGTTTTAAGAAGCCGTACGCCGGGGCGAGGTCCCAGCAAGTGGACGATGGAAGTGGACGCCGCCCTTTTGCCTGTGATCAGTGCGGCCGTACCTACCGTCACGCCGGCAGTCTGGCCAATCACAAGAACCTGCACAAGATCGGCGAGTACCATTGCAACGTTTGCAACTCCACCTACCCCAACCGTCTGGCTATGAAGAATCACTTGCGTATGCATTTTGCTCTCAAGAAGTATTCTTGCCAAGACTGTGGACGTGGGTTTAGGAACCAGAGGCAGCTGGAAACTCACACTTCCAACCAACTTTGCAAAGACCTTCCTGGTCCCAGTGTACAGCAGCAAATGGCACCTCCTCCCCCAAGCTACGAGTGCAATGGATGCTCCGAGTGTTTTCGGTCCTCCTCCGACCTTGCTTCGCATAACTGCAGCGCCCAGCTTCCTTCCTCCTCAGCCTCCCTCAACAGCTCTGGTTTGACCATGGATCCTGGGGACCTGGGATCTTCAGAACGCGAGGAGCGACCTTTCTCCTGCGACCTCTGTGGCTGCTCGTACAAGCACGCCAGCAGCCTTCTGAACCACAAGAACACGCACAAGACGGGAAACTTCAGCTGCTCCTACTGTGACAAGCCGTACACCAACTACATGGCGCTGCGCAACCACATGCGCATCCACACGCAGAAGAAGAGGCACATCTGCTCCACCTGTGGGAAAGCCTTCCGACTGGCCCGATTCCTGCGCAACCATCAGAGGGTCCACGAGGAAGGACACGCCCGATTCGGATGCCCCACCTGCGGGAAGAGTTTCCAGGGGCGCTCTGGGCTCGCCAGGCACCGCTGCGGGGACAACCAG GTATATGATCTCCAATCCGGCTTCCTCGGGACCATTCGCGTGCCGGAATTCGGATTTTTCTGA